The Natrinema salifodinae genome includes a window with the following:
- a CDS encoding HTH domain-containing protein, whose amino-acid sequence MTAQPTESTATGTIRVELFLRNHGSAAVVDPLRRVVARARRLEDEIGATVRVETWASVRPAIEELSDSGTSTSLTVDAFRSWAEREGYTLRPSFERHETPSMLGQCAVEIRVPNVCVAVYEDGDLQCVAPCADRENEKRTYTVERCLDALEAGVTEPFVDDDPQSTDDEDAVERRGDTE is encoded by the coding sequence ATGACAGCGCAACCGACAGAGTCGACGGCAACGGGGACGATACGAGTGGAGCTGTTTCTCCGAAATCACGGGTCCGCAGCCGTCGTCGACCCACTCAGACGGGTCGTCGCGCGAGCGCGCCGCCTCGAGGACGAGATCGGCGCGACCGTTCGGGTCGAGACGTGGGCGTCGGTGCGGCCCGCGATCGAGGAACTCAGCGATAGCGGCACGTCGACTTCGCTCACCGTCGACGCGTTTCGATCCTGGGCCGAGCGAGAGGGATACACGCTCCGACCGAGTTTCGAACGACACGAAACGCCCTCGATGCTCGGCCAGTGTGCGGTCGAGATCCGGGTTCCGAACGTTTGCGTCGCCGTTTACGAGGACGGGGATCTCCAGTGTGTCGCGCCCTGTGCGGACCGGGAAAACGAGAAACGGACCTACACCGTCGAGCGGTGTCTCGACGCGCTCGAAGCCGGCGTTACGGAGCCGTTCGTCGACGACGATCCGCAATCGACCGACGATGAGGACGCCGTAGAACGGCGTGGAGATACCGAGTAG
- a CDS encoding bifunctional 4-hydroxy-2-oxoglutarate aldolase/2-dehydro-3-deoxy-phosphogluconate aldolase codes for MTATQMVRERIVDGGVLVVLRGVDEDQIVPVARAIHDAGVAALEVTADGTRAAEKIAAVDRELADTDAVVGAGTVLDAATAQSVIDAGAEFVVSPHTDTDVVRTCNRHGVLAAPGVMTPTEAVTAMEAGADVLKMFPASTVGPGHIGALTGPLGDVDIIPTGGVSRDNVADFFDAGAVAVGAGGAIVDDQAIAEGDMEQVRETAASFVAAVEAARSE; via the coding sequence ATGACGGCGACGCAGATGGTTCGAGAGCGCATCGTCGACGGCGGCGTCCTCGTCGTCCTTCGCGGGGTCGACGAGGACCAAATCGTTCCGGTCGCCCGTGCGATCCACGACGCGGGCGTCGCCGCGCTCGAGGTCACGGCCGACGGCACGCGCGCGGCCGAGAAGATCGCCGCCGTCGACCGGGAACTCGCGGACACTGACGCGGTCGTCGGCGCGGGGACCGTCCTCGACGCGGCGACCGCCCAGTCCGTGATCGACGCCGGCGCCGAGTTCGTCGTCTCGCCTCACACCGACACCGACGTCGTGCGGACCTGCAACCGCCACGGCGTCCTCGCAGCACCGGGGGTCATGACACCCACGGAGGCCGTCACGGCGATGGAGGCCGGTGCCGACGTGCTCAAGATGTTCCCCGCGTCGACGGTCGGACCGGGCCACATCGGCGCGCTCACGGGTCCGCTCGGCGACGTCGACATCATCCCGACCGGCGGCGTCTCGCGGGACAACGTCGCCGACTTCTTCGACGCCGGCGCCGTCGCCGTCGGCGCGGGCGGCGCCATCGTCGACGACCAGGCCATCGCCGAGGGCGACATGGAGCAAGTCCGGGAGACGGCCGCGTCGTTCGTCGCGGCCGTCGAGGCGGCCCGAAGCGAATAG
- the rqcH gene encoding ribosome rescue protein RqcH, whose translation MDPKRELTSVDLAALVGELGAYEGAKVDKAYLYGDDLVRLKMRDFDRGRVELIFEVGEVKRAHTVAPERVPDAPGRPPQFAMMLRNRLSGADFVGVEQYEFDRILEFTFERDDGITRIIVELFGQGNVAVTDGEYEVIDCLETVRLKSRTVVPGSRYEFPESRTNPLTVSREAFDREMDDSDTDVVRTLATQLNFGGLYAEEICTRAGVEKAMDIDDADEAVYDRVYQAIERLALDIRNGNFDPRLYLESDDEGSDGGDEAEGDDDTDADEGRVVDVTPFPLEERSDLAADPYDSFLAALDDYFFRLVLDDEEEQEPTERRPDFESEIAKHERIIEQQQGAIEGFEQEAESLREQAELLYAQYGLVDEILSTIQEARDQDRSWDEIEERFAEGAERGIEAAEAVADVDGSEGTVTVELDGERIDLNANRGVEQNADRLYTEAKRVEEKKEGALAAIEDTREDLEAVKRRRNEWEADESGSADADEDEGDEDEDAKRDWLSEPSVPIRENEPWFDRFRWFHTSDDYLVIGGRNADQNEELVKKYLEPGDKVLHTQAHGGPVTVLKATDPSESSSSDIELPESSIEEAAQFAVTYASVWKDGRYAGDVYAVDADQVSKTPESGEYLEKGGFAIRGDRTYYRDTPVGAAVGIQCEPYTRVIGGPPSAIEDRAVTTIELEPGRYAQADAAKRMYRRFRERFADESFVRKIASPDRIQHFMPPGGSRIKED comes from the coding sequence ATGGATCCGAAGCGGGAACTCACCAGCGTCGACCTCGCCGCGCTCGTCGGAGAGCTCGGGGCCTACGAGGGCGCGAAAGTCGACAAGGCCTATCTCTACGGCGACGACCTCGTCCGGCTCAAGATGCGGGACTTCGACCGCGGACGGGTCGAACTGATCTTCGAGGTCGGCGAGGTCAAGCGGGCCCACACGGTCGCCCCCGAGCGGGTGCCCGACGCCCCCGGCCGACCGCCGCAGTTCGCGATGATGCTCCGAAACCGGCTGTCGGGCGCCGACTTCGTCGGCGTCGAGCAGTACGAGTTCGACCGCATCCTCGAGTTCACCTTCGAGCGCGACGACGGGATCACCCGAATCATCGTCGAACTGTTCGGCCAGGGTAACGTCGCGGTCACCGACGGCGAGTACGAGGTGATCGACTGCCTCGAGACCGTTCGGCTCAAATCGCGGACCGTCGTCCCCGGCTCGCGCTACGAGTTCCCCGAGTCCCGGACGAACCCGCTGACGGTCTCCAGGGAGGCCTTCGACCGGGAGATGGACGACTCCGACACCGACGTCGTCCGGACGCTCGCGACCCAGCTCAACTTCGGCGGCCTCTACGCCGAGGAGATCTGTACCCGCGCCGGCGTCGAGAAGGCGATGGATATCGACGACGCCGACGAGGCGGTCTACGATCGCGTCTACCAGGCCATCGAGCGGCTCGCGCTCGACATCCGGAACGGGAACTTCGACCCGCGGCTCTACCTCGAGTCGGACGACGAGGGGAGCGACGGCGGGGACGAAGCCGAAGGCGACGACGACACCGACGCCGACGAGGGCCGCGTCGTCGACGTCACGCCGTTCCCGCTCGAAGAGCGCTCGGACCTGGCCGCCGATCCCTACGACTCCTTCCTCGCCGCGCTGGACGACTACTTCTTCCGGCTCGTTCTGGACGACGAGGAGGAGCAGGAGCCGACCGAGCGGCGACCCGACTTCGAGTCCGAGATCGCCAAACACGAGCGGATCATCGAGCAACAGCAGGGCGCGATCGAGGGGTTCGAACAGGAGGCTGAATCGCTGCGCGAGCAAGCCGAACTGCTGTACGCCCAGTACGGCCTGGTCGACGAGATCCTCTCGACGATTCAGGAGGCCCGCGATCAGGATCGCTCGTGGGACGAGATCGAGGAGCGATTCGCGGAGGGCGCCGAGCGCGGCATCGAGGCCGCCGAGGCAGTCGCCGACGTCGACGGCAGCGAGGGGACGGTTACCGTCGAACTGGACGGCGAGCGCATCGACCTCAACGCGAACCGGGGCGTCGAGCAGAACGCCGATCGGCTCTATACGGAGGCCAAGCGCGTCGAGGAGAAGAAGGAGGGCGCGCTGGCGGCCATCGAGGATACTCGCGAGGACCTCGAAGCGGTCAAGCGCCGCCGCAACGAGTGGGAGGCCGACGAGAGCGGGAGCGCGGACGCCGACGAGGACGAAGGGGACGAAGACGAGGACGCGAAGCGCGACTGGCTTTCGGAGCCGTCCGTCCCCATCCGCGAGAACGAACCCTGGTTCGACCGGTTCCGCTGGTTCCACACCAGCGACGACTACCTCGTGATCGGCGGCCGCAACGCCGACCAGAACGAGGAACTGGTCAAGAAGTACCTCGAACCGGGAGATAAAGTGCTCCACACGCAGGCCCACGGCGGCCCCGTCACCGTCCTGAAGGCGACCGATCCCAGCGAGTCGTCCTCTTCGGACATCGAACTCCCCGAGTCGAGCATCGAGGAGGCCGCCCAGTTCGCCGTCACCTACGCGTCGGTCTGGAAGGACGGCCGCTACGCGGGCGACGTCTACGCCGTCGACGCCGACCAGGTCTCGAAGACGCCCGAGAGCGGCGAGTACTTAGAGAAGGGCGGGTTCGCGATCCGGGGCGACCGGACCTACTACCGGGACACGCCGGTCGGCGCGGCCGTCGGCATCCAATGTGAACCCTACACCCGCGTCATCGGCGGGCCGCCGTCGGCCATCGAGGACCGGGCGGTGACGACGATCGAACTCGAGCCCGGCCGCTACGCGCAAGCCGACGCGGCGAAACGGATGTACCGGCGCTTCCGCGAGCGCTTCGCGGACGAGTCGTTCGTCCGCAAGATCGCGAGTCCCGACCGGATCCAGCACTTCATGCCGCCTGGCGGGAGCCGAATTAAGGAGGACTGA
- a CDS encoding S1C family serine protease, translated as MSLVGVGMGVTPDRDLDFDLKSDPDQCTRRRLLGTVGTVGAVAALGLGGSGAGSAQNESTGANESDADSTDQADADVDSEYASVYQETIDSVVLVSVSGTGGLDGGGGGLGSGFVIDDEYVLTNNHVVEAAAEGGIELQFSTEEWRTASVVGTDAYSDLAVLQVEDMPDVAEALTLSESEPVIGQEVLAIGNPLGLNASISQGIVSGTNRSLPSPTGFSIPAAIQTDAPINPGNSGGPLVDLDGEVLGVVFAGAGQTIGFAISARLANRVVPALVEDGTYEHSFMGVGVVPVGPAIAEEIGLEEPSGVLVTQVVPNSPADGTLEPATTRPGSGDVIVAIDGQAIPNQEQLSSYLALETSPGDTIEIEVVRDGERETVELTLDERPDVQRPQSPIGGGPGVPGGPGHPGGPSEPDVPSDPGDQPTPPESEPESEP; from the coding sequence ATGTCGCTCGTCGGGGTGGGAATGGGCGTGACTCCCGATCGAGATCTCGATTTCGACCTCAAGTCCGACCCGGATCAGTGTACTCGCCGGCGGCTACTCGGCACCGTCGGAACGGTCGGGGCCGTCGCGGCGCTCGGCCTCGGCGGCTCCGGTGCCGGCAGTGCGCAAAACGAATCCACCGGCGCGAACGAGTCGGACGCGGATTCGACGGACCAGGCCGACGCCGACGTCGACAGCGAGTACGCGTCGGTGTATCAGGAGACGATCGATTCGGTCGTGCTCGTCTCGGTCTCCGGGACGGGCGGTCTCGACGGTGGCGGTGGCGGACTCGGTTCCGGCTTCGTCATCGACGACGAGTACGTCCTGACCAACAACCACGTCGTCGAGGCTGCCGCCGAGGGCGGGATCGAACTCCAGTTCAGCACCGAGGAGTGGCGGACCGCGTCGGTCGTCGGTACGGACGCCTACAGCGACCTCGCCGTCCTTCAGGTCGAGGACATGCCCGACGTCGCCGAAGCGCTGACGCTGTCCGAGTCCGAGCCCGTGATCGGGCAGGAGGTGCTCGCGATCGGCAACCCGCTGGGCCTCAACGCCTCGATCTCCCAGGGGATCGTCAGCGGGACCAACCGATCGCTGCCCAGCCCGACCGGGTTCTCCATTCCGGCCGCGATCCAGACAGACGCCCCGATCAACCCCGGCAACAGCGGCGGACCGTTGGTCGACCTCGACGGCGAGGTGCTGGGCGTCGTCTTCGCCGGCGCCGGCCAGACGATCGGGTTCGCCATCTCGGCGCGGCTCGCGAACCGGGTCGTCCCCGCGCTCGTCGAAGACGGGACGTACGAACACTCCTTCATGGGCGTCGGCGTGGTGCCGGTTGGGCCGGCGATCGCCGAGGAGATCGGCCTCGAGGAACCGTCCGGCGTGCTCGTCACGCAAGTGGTTCCGAACTCGCCCGCCGACGGCACCCTCGAGCCGGCGACCACCCGACCGGGGAGCGGCGACGTGATCGTCGCCATCGACGGCCAGGCGATCCCGAACCAGGAACAGCTCTCGTCGTACCTCGCGCTCGAGACCTCGCCAGGCGACACGATCGAGATCGAGGTCGTCCGCGACGGCGAGCGAGAAACGGTCGAGTTGACGCTGGACGAACGACCGGACGTTCAACGGCCGCAGTCCCCGATCGGCGGCGGCCCCGGGGTTCCGGGTGGACCGGGTCATCCGGGTGGGCCGAGCGAGCCTGACGTCCCGAGCGACCCTGGAGACCAGCCGACTCCACCCGAATCCGAACCGGAGTCCGAGCCATGA
- a CDS encoding DUF6360 family protein — translation MTDRLMKVNAYTTLDLVDAVATGQDFETEAFAVANATSDKENPDCVRLQFELDNMTEEHLPAHMEELELTADQARTLASALEKHATRVEEAAVDE, via the coding sequence ATGACCGACCGACTGATGAAGGTCAACGCCTACACGACGCTCGACCTTGTCGACGCCGTCGCGACGGGCCAGGACTTCGAGACCGAGGCGTTCGCCGTCGCGAACGCGACGTCCGATAAGGAGAACCCCGACTGCGTTCGACTGCAGTTCGAACTCGACAACATGACCGAGGAGCACCTCCCCGCACATATGGAGGAACTCGAACTGACGGCCGACCAGGCGCGGACGCTCGCGTCGGCCCTCGAGAAACACGCGACCCGCGTCGAGGAGGCGGCTGTCGACGAGTGA
- a CDS encoding ZIP family metal transporter: protein MSPLGEVVLVATIAGCTTGIGALPLLLTDRVSHRVYDGALGLAAGIMVGAAVFALVLPGLELGSPLEVVIGILAGGGFLLGANAFFPHLHLLFRGEQVEGTAAVRDPAGDLPTLADRVSEGSDDGHGDDLRRAALVGGTVTIHNVPEGLAVGIAFASGETALGLAIATAIAVQNVPDGFAMAVPAVRAGVSGPRTLLYTTLSGGVPEPLAAAVGFALVTVVADLFPVAAGFAAGAMIAVVFRELVPSSHGHGYADTATGTFVLGFAIMLLVDTVLAV, encoded by the coding sequence ATGTCGCCGCTCGGTGAGGTCGTCCTCGTCGCCACGATCGCGGGTTGTACGACCGGAATCGGTGCGCTTCCGCTGTTGCTCACCGACCGCGTGAGCCACCGCGTCTACGACGGCGCGCTCGGCCTGGCCGCGGGCATCATGGTCGGCGCCGCCGTCTTCGCGCTCGTATTGCCCGGACTCGAACTCGGCTCGCCGCTCGAGGTCGTGATCGGCATCCTCGCGGGCGGCGGGTTCCTGCTCGGCGCCAACGCCTTCTTCCCGCACCTTCATCTCCTGTTCCGCGGCGAGCAGGTCGAGGGAACCGCGGCCGTTCGCGATCCCGCGGGCGACCTGCCGACGCTCGCGGACCGCGTCAGCGAGGGCTCCGACGACGGTCACGGGGACGACCTGCGCCGGGCCGCGCTCGTCGGCGGCACCGTCACCATCCACAACGTGCCCGAGGGCCTGGCGGTCGGCATCGCGTTCGCCAGCGGCGAGACGGCGCTGGGGCTCGCCATCGCGACGGCGATCGCCGTCCAGAACGTGCCCGACGGGTTCGCGATGGCGGTCCCCGCGGTCCGGGCGGGCGTCTCCGGCCCGCGGACGCTCCTCTATACCACCCTCTCGGGCGGCGTGCCGGAGCCGCTGGCCGCGGCCGTCGGCTTCGCGCTGGTGACGGTCGTCGCGGACCTGTTCCCCGTCGCGGCCGGCTTCGCCGCCGGCGCGATGATCGCGGTCGTCTTCCGGGAACTCGTCCCCTCGAGCCACGGCCACGGCTACGCCGACACAGCGACAGGGACCTTCGTCCTCGGGTTCGCGATCATGCTGCTCGTCGACACCGTCCTCGCGGTCTGA
- a CDS encoding TrmB family transcriptional regulator, whose protein sequence is MDDDDLAGLLEQFGLSEKEIDTYLAILERGESKASTIADAADVSKRYVYSIGEALEDRGFVEVDDHAVPTIIRPVQPETVVERLTESVEEIEPELRSRYTATERSGDQFEVIKSRQTVRKRIESLLASAETEVTLSLPAEVLPRIRPTLEATVERGVLVLLLLGAADGDRDVASLAGTASAVRTWDALVPTMLTVDGAHGLLAPSRLLTTSTSDTRAIALSQDQLVPVLAGSFLANYWPTAEERYVTTPDELPRTYEGFRNAVFQIALHRATDARVEASVTGSPVGERDLPSSLSGEVVDVRQSLVRPVTSTLPIENAFEIDVGGDRYAIGGAGSFLEDYEAESVTLRTIEGRDESDDR, encoded by the coding sequence ATGGACGACGACGACCTCGCCGGGTTGCTCGAGCAATTTGGCCTCTCGGAGAAGGAGATCGACACCTACCTCGCGATTCTCGAACGCGGGGAGTCGAAGGCGAGCACCATCGCCGACGCCGCCGACGTGTCAAAGCGCTACGTCTACAGCATCGGCGAGGCGCTCGAGGATCGCGGGTTCGTCGAGGTCGACGATCACGCGGTGCCGACGATCATCCGGCCGGTACAACCGGAAACGGTCGTCGAGCGGCTCACGGAGAGCGTCGAGGAGATCGAGCCCGAACTCCGATCGCGGTACACGGCGACCGAACGGTCCGGCGACCAGTTCGAGGTGATCAAGTCCCGCCAGACGGTGCGCAAGCGGATCGAGAGCCTGCTTGCGAGCGCCGAGACGGAGGTCACGCTCTCCCTGCCCGCCGAGGTGCTGCCGCGGATCCGGCCGACGCTCGAGGCGACCGTCGAGCGCGGCGTGCTCGTCTTGCTCCTGCTGGGGGCGGCCGACGGCGATCGGGACGTCGCCTCGCTGGCCGGCACCGCCAGCGCGGTCCGAACGTGGGACGCGCTCGTGCCGACGATGCTGACGGTCGACGGCGCCCACGGCCTGCTGGCCCCCAGCCGACTCCTCACGACCTCGACGAGCGACACCCGGGCGATCGCGCTCTCCCAGGATCAGCTCGTGCCCGTCCTGGCCGGCTCGTTCCTGGCGAACTACTGGCCGACGGCCGAGGAGCGGTACGTCACCACACCCGACGAACTGCCCCGGACCTACGAGGGCTTCCGGAACGCGGTCTTCCAGATCGCGCTCCACCGTGCGACGGACGCGCGCGTCGAGGCGTCGGTCACCGGCTCGCCGGTCGGCGAGCGGGACCTCCCGTCGTCGCTGTCCGGCGAGGTCGTCGACGTCCGGCAGAGCCTGGTCCGGCCGGTCACTTCGACGCTCCCGATCGAGAACGCGTTCGAGATCGACGTCGGCGGCGACCGGTACGCCATCGGCGGCGCCGGCTCGTTCCTCGAGGACTACGAGGCCGAATCGGTCACCCTCCGGACGATCGAAGGGCGAGACGAGAGCGACGATCGCTGA
- a CDS encoding alanyl-tRNA editing protein: protein MIGQRAAAEPYATRFETEVTSVDGRRVWLERSHFYGASGGQPADRGTIGDIDVTDVELVDGDQIHVLAEAPAFKPGHRVLCSVAWSFRMYCMRAHTAAHILSGTARRLLDGATTAGIEIGPETVRVDLATDASVDDETLVALDERVNRVVWESRPISWDDVPIADARERADIAFDEQRHTAAVEMGRARVVTIAAEGETGGRNGTRLAGATRTTGSRDPWDARACGGTHVRNTREVGPVTVLGGSRPTDGVYRIELAVGPRAIDRRAAEKRAAFAATTALDADLADVPDELDGGVDRA, encoded by the coding sequence ATGATCGGGCAACGGGCGGCAGCGGAGCCGTACGCCACGCGGTTCGAAACCGAAGTCACGTCGGTCGACGGCCGACGGGTCTGGCTCGAGCGCAGTCACTTCTACGGTGCGAGCGGCGGCCAACCGGCCGACCGCGGGACGATCGGCGATATCGACGTCACCGACGTCGAACTGGTCGACGGCGACCAGATTCACGTGCTCGCCGAGGCCCCCGCGTTCAAGCCGGGCCACCGCGTCCTGTGTTCGGTCGCCTGGTCGTTTCGAATGTATTGCATGCGAGCCCACACCGCCGCCCACATCCTCTCGGGGACCGCGCGACGGCTGCTCGACGGGGCGACGACCGCGGGGATCGAAATCGGACCGGAGACGGTCCGCGTCGACCTCGCGACAGACGCCTCCGTCGACGACGAGACGTTGGTCGCGTTAGACGAGCGCGTGAACCGCGTCGTCTGGGAGTCGCGGCCGATCTCCTGGGACGACGTGCCGATCGCCGACGCGCGCGAGCGCGCCGACATCGCGTTCGACGAGCAGCGCCACACTGCGGCCGTCGAAATGGGCCGGGCGCGGGTCGTAACGATCGCCGCCGAGGGCGAGACCGGGGGCCGAAACGGAACCCGCCTGGCCGGGGCGACGAGGACGACTGGGTCGCGAGACCCGTGGGACGCCAGGGCCTGCGGGGGGACCCACGTCCGGAACACGCGCGAGGTCGGTCCCGTCACGGTGCTTGGAGGGTCGCGCCCGACGGATGGCGTCTACCGAATCGAACTGGCGGTCGGACCGCGCGCGATCGACCGACGGGCGGCCGAGAAACGCGCCGCCTTCGCGGCGACGACCGCGCTCGACGCCGACCTCGCGGACGTGCCGGACGAGCTCGACGGCGGTGTCGATCGCGCGTAG
- a CDS encoding TIGR03557 family F420-dependent LLM class oxidoreductase: MTAIGHKLICEEHGPTDLVEYAELADESAFEFAMISDHYHPWLASQGESPMVWNVIGAIAHATDDLRLGTAVTCPIIRIHPAIVAQAAATAAAMMPGRFFLGVGAGEQLNEHVLGHRWPEHEVRLEMLDEAIEIIRRLWQGETTSYRGEYYTVENARLFTLPDELPSIPIAADGPNAARFAGEHGDGLVGVSPDSNLIETFEEAGDGDRPKYGEVTVCYDEDETAAVERAHEVWPIEGLPGELMWELATPAHLEQAVQSVTKDGIADLIVCGDDPDAHVAALEEYVDAGYDHVTVHQIGTNQAAFVEFYENEVLPSF, encoded by the coding sequence ATGACCGCTATTGGCCACAAACTCATCTGCGAGGAACACGGACCGACCGATCTCGTCGAATACGCCGAGCTGGCCGACGAGTCAGCCTTCGAGTTCGCGATGATCTCCGATCACTACCATCCCTGGCTCGCGAGCCAGGGCGAGAGCCCGATGGTCTGGAACGTGATCGGGGCCATCGCGCACGCGACCGACGACCTGCGGCTCGGAACCGCGGTCACCTGCCCGATCATTCGGATCCACCCGGCGATCGTCGCCCAGGCGGCCGCGACCGCGGCGGCGATGATGCCCGGCCGATTCTTCCTCGGGGTCGGGGCCGGCGAGCAGTTGAACGAGCACGTCCTCGGCCACCGCTGGCCGGAACACGAGGTCCGCCTCGAGATGCTCGACGAGGCGATCGAGATCATCCGGCGGCTCTGGCAGGGCGAGACGACCAGCTACCGCGGAGAGTACTACACCGTCGAGAACGCGCGGCTCTTCACGCTGCCCGACGAGCTCCCCTCGATCCCGATCGCCGCGGACGGCCCCAACGCAGCGCGGTTCGCGGGCGAGCACGGCGACGGCCTGGTCGGCGTCAGTCCCGACTCGAACCTGATCGAGACGTTCGAGGAGGCCGGTGATGGCGACCGACCGAAGTACGGCGAGGTCACCGTCTGTTACGACGAGGACGAGACGGCCGCGGTCGAACGCGCACACGAGGTCTGGCCCATCGAAGGGCTGCCCGGCGAACTAATGTGGGAGCTGGCGACGCCGGCCCACCTCGAGCAGGCCGTCCAGTCGGTTACCAAGGACGGAATCGCGGACCTGATCGTCTGCGGCGACGACCCCGACGCCCACGTCGCCGCGCTCGAGGAGTACGTCGACGCCGGCTACGATCACGTCACGGTCCACCAGATCGGGACGAACCAGGCGGCGTTCGTCGAGTTCTACGAAAACGAAGTCTTGCCGTCGTTCTGA
- a CDS encoding mandelate racemase/muconate lactonizing enzyme family protein, giving the protein MGVDYSQLHDPNAEYTMRDLSAETMGVTRERGDGRDIEITDVQTTMVDGNFPWTLVRIYTDAGVVGTGEAYWGAGVPELIERMKPFVVGENPLDIDRLTEHLVQKMSGEGSIGGVTVTAISGIEVALHDLAGKILEVPAYQLLGGKYRDEVRVYCDCHTEEEADPEACADEAERVVEDLGYDALKFDLDVPSGHEKDRANRHLREPEIEHKAEIVENVTERVGDRADVAFDCHWTFSGGSAKRLAKRLEDYDVWWLEDPVPPENHDVQREVTQSTSTPITVGENVYRKHGQRRLLEEQAVDIIAPDMPKVGGMRETRKIADLADLYYVPVAMHNVSSPVATTASAHVGAAISNSLAVEYHSYELGWWEDLVEEDVIEDGYIEVPEEPGLGVTLDLDVVEEHMVEGEELFDEA; this is encoded by the coding sequence ATGGGAGTCGATTACTCACAGTTACACGACCCGAACGCCGAGTATACGATGCGGGACCTCTCGGCGGAGACGATGGGAGTCACCCGAGAGCGCGGCGACGGGCGTGACATCGAGATCACCGACGTCCAGACGACCATGGTCGACGGGAACTTCCCGTGGACGCTGGTCCGGATCTACACCGACGCGGGCGTCGTCGGCACCGGCGAGGCCTACTGGGGCGCCGGCGTGCCGGAGCTCATCGAGCGCATGAAGCCGTTCGTCGTGGGCGAGAACCCGCTGGACATCGACCGCCTGACCGAGCACCTGGTCCAGAAGATGTCCGGCGAGGGGTCGATCGGCGGCGTCACCGTCACTGCGATCTCGGGCATCGAGGTCGCGCTCCACGACCTGGCGGGCAAGATCCTGGAGGTCCCGGCCTACCAGCTGCTGGGCGGCAAGTACCGCGACGAGGTCCGCGTCTACTGCGACTGCCACACCGAAGAAGAAGCCGACCCCGAGGCCTGCGCCGACGAGGCCGAACGCGTCGTCGAGGACCTGGGCTACGACGCCTTGAAGTTCGACCTCGACGTCCCCTCGGGCCACGAGAAGGACCGCGCGAACCGTCACCTCCGCGAGCCCGAGATCGAACACAAGGCCGAGATCGTCGAGAACGTGACCGAGCGCGTCGGCGACCGCGCCGACGTCGCCTTCGACTGTCACTGGACCTTCTCCGGCGGCAGTGCCAAGCGCCTGGCGAAGCGCTTAGAGGACTACGACGTCTGGTGGCTCGAGGACCCGGTCCCGCCGGAGAACCATGACGTCCAGCGGGAGGTTACGCAGAGCACGTCGACGCCGATCACCGTCGGCGAGAACGTCTACCGCAAGCACGGCCAGCGCCGCCTGCTCGAGGAGCAGGCCGTCGACATCATCGCGCCGGACATGCCCAAGGTCGGCGGCATGCGCGAGACGCGGAAGATCGCCGACCTCGCCGATCTCTACTACGTGCCGGTCGCGATGCACAACGTCTCCTCGCCGGTCGCGACGACGGCCAGCGCCCACGTCGGCGCGGCCATCTCGAACTCCCTGGCCGTCGAGTACCACTCCTACGAACTCGGCTGGTGGGAGGACTTAGTCGAGGAGGACGTCATCGAGGACGGCTACATCGAGGTCCCCGAGGAACCCGGTCTCGGCGTCACGCTCGATCTGGACGTCGTCGAGGAGCACATGGTCGAGGGCGAGGAGCTCTTCGACGAAGCGTAA
- a CDS encoding helix-turn-helix domain-containing protein: protein MTKYSTGSSSGGGGTTCELCGTESDSLTLASVAGAELEVCPDCAPHDDSKTHDRGRDRNRSDQETSTGGRGSNDEPSRKQKAAQNVAKANPVWDGDSKHWESEGTNYDDDPLPYLVSDYGEVVVEARRDAGLQREELAEELGVPETDVLAVEQGRATQAGIGGGLIEALEDRLGVTLSE, encoded by the coding sequence ATGACCAAGTACTCGACCGGGTCGTCCAGCGGTGGCGGCGGGACGACCTGCGAACTCTGTGGTACCGAGAGCGATTCGCTCACACTCGCGTCGGTCGCCGGAGCCGAACTCGAGGTGTGTCCCGACTGCGCGCCACACGACGATTCCAAGACGCACGACCGGGGCCGAGATCGGAACCGGTCCGACCAGGAGACGAGTACGGGCGGACGCGGATCGAACGACGAACCCAGCCGTAAGCAGAAGGCCGCCCAGAACGTCGCGAAGGCGAACCCGGTCTGGGACGGCGACTCTAAACACTGGGAGAGCGAGGGAACCAACTACGACGACGACCCGCTGCCGTACCTCGTCTCGGACTACGGCGAAGTCGTCGTCGAGGCCAGGCGAGACGCCGGCCTCCAGCGCGAGGAACTCGCCGAGGAGTTGGGCGTCCCCGAGACGGACGTGCTCGCGGTCGAACAGGGCCGTGCGACCCAAGCCGGCATCGGCGGCGGCCTGATCGAGGCGCTCGAGGACCGCCTCGGCGTCACCCTCTCGGAGTAA